One window of the Silurus meridionalis isolate SWU-2019-XX chromosome 24, ASM1480568v1, whole genome shotgun sequence genome contains the following:
- the en1b gene encoding homeobox protein engrailed-1b, giving the protein MEEAKDPSERESASPPVLAREAAPQVHRTTNFFIDNILRPDFGCKRELLTSRENVSLLVARPSSRADSTADHRTSSSSSSSSSSPSSSSSSSSSSSSSSSSSSSKCGDASNLTAVNGASGGGGSGGAEAAAAATTTTSAQGSGKGTAKDSSQPLLWPAWVYCTRYSDRPSSGPRTRKLKKKKSEKEDKRPRTAFTAEQLQRLKAEFQASRYITEQRRQSLAQELNLNESQIKIWFQNKRAKIKKASGYKNGLALQLMAQGLYNHSTTTIQEDKEDSE; this is encoded by the exons ATGGAGGAGGCGAAGGATCCGTCCGAGCGCGAGAGCGCGTCCCCTCCGGTACTGGCGCGCGAGGCGGCGCCGCAGGTCCACCGCACCACCAACTTCTTCATCGACAACATTCTGCGGCCCGACTTCGGCTGCAAGCGCGAGCTCCTCACGAGCAGGGAGAACGTCAGCCTGCTGGTCGCGAGGCCGTCGTCGCGCGCGGACTCCACCGCGGACCACCGCACCTCGTCTTCGTCGTCGTCCTCATCTTCGTCTCCGTCgtcttcctcatcatcatcatcctcctcctcctcctcctcgtcgtCGTCGTCGTCCAAGTGCGGAGACGCGTCGAATCTCACGGCGGTAAACGGCGCGAGCGGAGGAGGAGGAAGCGGCGGCGCGGAAGCAGCGGCGGCAGCGACCACGACCACGAGCGCACAAGGGTCGGGGAAAGGAACTGCCAAAGACTCCTCACAACCTCTACTGTGGCCCGCGTGGGTCTACTGCACGCGCTACTCAGACAGACCCTCATCCG GACCGAGGACCCGGaagctgaagaagaagaagagcgaAAAGGAGGACAAGCGGCCGCGCACCGCGTTCACGGCCGAGCAGCTGCAGCGCCTCAAGGCGGAGTTCCAGGCGAGTCGCTACATCACCGAGCAGCGGCGGCAGTCGCTCGCGCAGGAGCTCAACCTCAACGAGTCGCAGATCAAAATCTGGTTCCAGAACAAGAGGGCGAAGATCAAGAAGGCGAGCGGCTACAAGAACGGACTCGCGCTGCAGCTCATGGCGCAAGGACTCTACaaccactccaccaccaccatccaGGAGGACAAGGAGGACAGCGAGTAG